One Glycine max cultivar Williams 82 chromosome 3, Glycine_max_v4.0, whole genome shotgun sequence DNA window includes the following coding sequences:
- the LOC102663008 gene encoding charged multivesicular body protein 7, giving the protein MDSATNVNGATRIRDFIANEVSDWDDEVIAFARFKAFSGQRCDWEPTFLFWKHLIIKIATHFRLLLIRPSQVKNDWFNRRGLTPLCLDNVLSLMYNEGDITRTVDLADPTSGRFSQLVWRVSSLITRSPTPDIMAEQCVIVTAMLKDKAAEVVRHLSESHWNSSCIVTMKKFHDICERIGIKECY; this is encoded by the exons ATGGATTCAGCTACGAATGTGAATGGTGCGACGAGGATTAGAGATTTCATAGCAAATGAAGTTTCTGATTGGGACGACGAAGTGATTGCCTTTGCTCGATTCAAAGCCTTTTCCGGTCAAAGATGCGATTGGGAACCCACCTTCCTCTTCTGGAAACACTTGATCATCAAAATCGCCACCCATTTTCGCCTCCTCCTCATTCGACCCTCCCAG GTCAAGAATGATTGGTTTAATCGACGAGGGTTAACCCCTTTGTGTCTTGACAATGTACTG TCTCTAATGTATAATGAAGGTGACATCACAAGAACTGTGGATCTTGCGGATCCAACGAGCGGGCGATTCTCCCAACTAGTCTGGAGAGTGAGTAGCTTGATAACAAGATCACCAACTCCAGATATTATGGCTGAACAATGTGTTATCGTAACTGCTATGCTTAAG GATAAGGCTGCTGAAGTTGTCAGACATCTATCTGAAAGTCACTGGAATTCATCTTGTATCGTCACAATGAAGAAATTTCACGACATATGTGAAAGGATT GGTATTAAGGAGTGTTATTAG
- the LOC100819449 gene encoding MYB/HD-like transcription factor, whose product MGRHSCCYKQKLRKGLWSPEEDEKLLRHITKYGHGCWSSVPKQAGLQRCGKSCRLRWINYLRPDLKRGTFSQEEENLIIELHAVLGNRWSQIAAQLPGRTDNEIKNLWNSCLKKKLRQRGIDPVTHKPLSEVENGEEGKTRSQELSNELNLLNSESFKSDEGSYEQRASSIAPKAYEMEGSCSSKINNTKNDTNLMSNCSNKDMFLDSYTTSCQPSDLMGNYPLHITDTLPTNSNSCHWFSQTARPFDINSNSEFTITSNVMSILPPTTTSFLPSTSFCYKPSLGVPSEDISAPSFGLNGPSYWEASASNNSNGSNNTSDGSRELTTTSSKNSVLSSWELTEEAKWSEYLHNPMLMLAAPESLCNQIRPATHLIPDNTLGAIILPDSKNQQQQQQQQSQNSCIFSKDVQKLTAAFGHI is encoded by the exons ATGGGAAGGCACTCTTGCTGTTACAAACAGAAACTTAGGAAGGGTCTTTGGTCaccagaagaagatgaaaaaCTTTTGAGGCATATTACTAAGTACGGTCATGGATGTTGGAGCTCAGTTCCTAAGCAAGCAG GTTTGCAGAGGTGCGGCAAAAGCTGCAGGCTTAGGTGGATCAATTATTTAAGGCCTGATTTGAAGAGAGGTACATTTTCACAAGAGGAGGAAAATCTCATCATTGAACTTCATGCAGTGCTAGGGAACAG aTGGTCTCAAATTGCAGCACAATTGCCAGGGAGGACTGACAATGAAATAAAGAATCTGTGGAATTCTTGCTTAAAGAAGAAACTCAGGCAAAGAGGAATAGACCCTGTGACACATAAGCCACTGTCagaggttgagaatggagaggAGGGCAAAACGAGGAGCCAAGAATTATCCAATGAACTGAACCTCCTGAATTCAGAGAGCTTCAAGTCAGATGAAGGGTCCTATGagcagagagcatcatcaattGCCCCCAAAGCCTATGAGATGGAAGGCTCTTGCAGCTCCAAGATTAACAACACCAAAAACGACACCAACTTGATGTCCAATTGTTCCAACAAAGACATGTTCCTAGACAGCTACACCACTAGTTGCCAACCCTCAGATTTGATGGGAAATTACCCTCTTCATATCACTGACACTCTCCCAACCAATTCAAACTCTTGCCATTGGTTCAGCCAAACTGCAAGACCCTTTGATATAAACTCAAACTCTGAGTTTACAATTACTTCCAATGTTATGTCCATTCTTCCACCTACAACAACCTCATTCCTCCCAAGTACTTCTTTTTGCTACAAGCCATCACTTGGTGTCCCTTCAGAAGATATTTCAGCACCCTCTTTTGGATTGAATGGTCCCAGTTACTGGGAAGCAAGTGCCTCCAACAACAGCAATGGAAGCAACAACACGAGTGATGGCAGCAGAGAGTTGACAACTACAAGTAGCAAGAACAGTGTGCTCTCTTCTTGGGAATTGACAGAAGAAGCAAAGTGGTCTGAGTACCTCCACAACCCAATGTTAATGCTGGCAGCTCCTGAATCATTGTGCAACCAAATTAGGCCAGCCACACATTTGATACCTGATAACACTTTAGGGGCAATAATATTGCCTGATTCCAagaatcaacaacaacaacaacaacaacagtctCAAAATTCTTGCATCTTCTCCAAGGACGTGCAGAAGCTAACAGCAGCATTTGGACATATATAG
- the LOC100306030 gene encoding uncharacterized protein LOC100306030: MASDETMNFHSCSLHEDDFDDDDDDHPHNLSRLSVCTGSTFGVDDDVDNLASMCVSHLSIESFDADGELSSDSENELGSCYSLPSTPPRMRKQLKDYASDNGNEITNKSDPRRRRRSFRRERWGFEKTKIRKEEGLSGDSDQSGVMLITRPKGGIRSLCMDLEEVKACRDLGFELEHERMLEIPSRLSFSNSTLDTSSGSNSPIANWRISAPGDDPRDVKARLKVWAQAVALASASKYGT, encoded by the exons ATGGCTTCGGATGAGACCATGAACTTTCACTCTTGTTCGTTACACGAAGATGactttgatgatgatgatgatgatcaccCCCACAACTTGTCGAGGCTCTCCGTGTGCACTGGCAGCACCTTTGGTGTCGACGACGATGTTGACAATCTGGCCTCCATGTGCGTGTCACACTTGTCCATCGAAAGCTTCGACGCAGATGGTGAGTTATCATCCGACTCAGAAAACGAATTGGGAAGTTGTTACTCTCTGCCCTCTACGCCCCCACGAATGAGGAAACAGCTTAAGGACTATGCCAGTGACAATGGGAATGAAATTACAAACAAGAGTGATCCACGGAGAAGGAGAAGATCCTTTAGGAGGGAGAGGTGGGGGTTTGAGAAGACTAAGATCAGGAAAGAGGAGGGGCTTAGTGGGGATAGTGATCAAAGTGGTGTCATGCTCATAACTAGACCCAAAGGTGGAATTAGGTCTCTTTGCATGGACTTGGAGGAAGTTAAGGCTTGTAGAGATCTTGGATTTGAGTTGGAACACGAACGTATGCTTGAGATCCCTTCTCGTCTCTCTTTTTCCAATTCCACACTTGACACTAGCAGTGGTAGCAACTCTCCCATCGCCAATTGGCGTATCTCTGCTCCAG GTGATGATCCACGAGACGTGAAGGCACGGCTCAAAGTGTGGGCGCAGGCGGTGGCACTTGCGTCTGCCTCAAAATACGGCACATga